A DNA window from Altererythrobacter sp. B11 contains the following coding sequences:
- a CDS encoding isoaspartyl peptidase/L-asparaginase family protein → MTQKSWSLAIHGGAGTMSPDVMTDAQQREYKAALQAALDAGAAVLARGGAALDAVEAAIVVLEDDPHFNAGRGAVFTYEGVNELDASIMDGRDRSAGAVTGVTHVKNPVKLARAVMEDSPHVFLSREGAEQFAREQGLEIVDAAWFATPERRRQLEELKAKKLSWFDVDLKYGTVGAVAVDSEGHAAAATSTGGLTGKRWGRIGDSPVIGAGNYADDRACAVSATGAGEFFIRAGVAHEICARMRLLGEDAQTAADAVIAEVGKMGGDGGVIVAAPNGTTVFSFNTPGMYRGRADSNGRSEVAIFAGE, encoded by the coding sequence ATGACGCAGAAGAGCTGGAGCCTCGCCATCCATGGCGGCGCCGGAACGATGTCGCCCGATGTCATGACGGATGCGCAGCAGCGCGAATACAAGGCCGCGCTGCAGGCGGCGCTGGATGCCGGAGCGGCGGTGCTCGCCCGCGGCGGCGCAGCGCTGGACGCGGTGGAAGCCGCCATCGTGGTGCTGGAGGACGATCCCCATTTCAACGCCGGACGCGGTGCCGTGTTCACCTATGAAGGGGTGAACGAGCTCGATGCCTCGATCATGGACGGGCGCGACCGTTCGGCCGGCGCTGTGACGGGTGTCACCCATGTGAAGAACCCGGTGAAGCTCGCCCGGGCGGTGATGGAAGACAGCCCGCATGTGTTCCTCAGCCGCGAGGGGGCGGAACAGTTCGCCCGGGAGCAGGGGCTGGAGATCGTCGATGCCGCGTGGTTCGCCACGCCCGAACGGCGTCGCCAGCTGGAAGAGCTGAAGGCGAAGAAGCTGAGCTGGTTCGATGTCGATCTGAAATACGGCACGGTGGGCGCGGTGGCCGTGGACAGCGAAGGCCATGCCGCTGCCGCCACCTCCACCGGTGGCCTGACCGGCAAGCGCTGGGGGCGGATCGGCGATTCACCGGTGATCGGTGCGGGCAATTATGCCGATGATCGCGCCTGCGCCGTCTCCGCCACCGGGGCGGGCGAGTTCTTCATCCGCGCGGGCGTGGCGCATGAAATCTGCGCCCGGATGCGGCTGCTGGGCGAAGACGCGCAGACCGCTGCCGATGCGGTGATCGCCGAAGTGGGCAAGATGGGCGGCGATGGCGGTGTTATCGTCGCCGCGCCCAATGGGACCACCGTTTTCTCCTTCAACACGCCGGGCATGTATCGCGGCCGGGCAGACAGCAACGGGCGCAGCGAGGTGGCGATCTTCGCGGGCGAGTGA
- a CDS encoding GNAT family N-acetyltransferase, with amino-acid sequence MAAELRNPTGDDAPMLAAFGRQAFDTAFGHLYQPEDMAAFFAEARSEEVYRAAIADPLTHLRLAFVDGELAAYALMVLGKGLPERPPPQPARPAFLSQLYCGIGATGKGIGAALLEEAIARAREWGADALQLSVFSENFGAQRFYQRYGFRHVADIDYWVGNHRDDEFLYELPLAGG; translated from the coding sequence ATGGCGGCGGAACTGCGCAATCCCACCGGCGATGACGCGCCGATGCTGGCTGCCTTCGGGCGACAGGCGTTCGACACCGCCTTCGGCCATCTCTACCAGCCGGAAGACATGGCCGCCTTCTTCGCCGAGGCGCGGAGCGAAGAGGTGTATCGCGCGGCGATCGCCGATCCGCTCACCCATCTTCGCCTGGCCTTCGTGGACGGCGAGCTGGCTGCCTATGCGCTGATGGTGCTCGGCAAGGGCCTGCCCGAACGCCCACCTCCGCAGCCGGCCCGGCCCGCTTTCCTGAGCCAGCTCTATTGCGGGATCGGCGCGACCGGCAAAGGCATCGGCGCGGCGCTGCTCGAGGAAGCGATCGCGCGGGCGCGGGAGTGGGGCGCCGATGCGCTGCAGCTATCCGTGTTCAGCGAGAACTTCGGCGCCCAGCGCTTCTATCAGCGCTACGGCTTTCGCCATGTCGCCGATATCGACTATTGGGTGGGCAATCACCGCGATGACGAGTTTCTCTACGAACTGCCGCTGGCTGGCGGCTAG
- a CDS encoding cation:proton antiporter domain-containing protein: MNMLAAGAEAAKETAAGAHMLMDGFIMLAAALVFVLLFRRMGLGATLGYLVAGAVVGPQVLGLVGDAEGILSFAELGIVLLLFVVGLELNPARLWRMKREIFGLGLLQVALCGLAITALIRLSTDFTPAAALALGLPLALSSTAQVLPMLQSAGRLRTPFGERAFAVLLFQDLSIIPLITIIAALSRNPADTGGPAGWVLALMTLAAMAGLIAAGRFVIRPLFGLIGGLGERELFIVAALFTVAASAALMEALGLSTALGAFIAGVMLADSPYRHELEADVEPFRSILLGMFFLAVGMMLDLGAIAERPLFVFGMAAGLIAVKVAVIVGIGLAFKMRWRAALALGLLLSQGGEFGFVLFAQARDALLISESASSIFSAVVTLSMATTPFLMAATTRIRRQPMPDAGTREEPSAQTANALVVGYGRFGQTVAQTLMAGGITVTLVDRDVEMIDTAGEFGAKVYFGDGTRLDLLRQAGAGEAQLILFCIDRDQVDADLVRAVKDAFPQAYVYVRAFDRRSVMALYGSGAEFVVREVFESAVRMARLGLDRLGLSEQQIESAVDSYRSRDKQRLMKQSEANDLYAAREIMVTEPQIPRDED, from the coding sequence ATGAACATGCTTGCCGCCGGCGCCGAAGCAGCAAAGGAGACCGCGGCCGGCGCCCATATGCTGATGGATGGCTTCATCATGCTCGCGGCGGCGCTCGTCTTCGTGCTGCTGTTCCGCCGCATGGGACTGGGCGCGACCCTGGGCTATCTCGTCGCCGGGGCCGTGGTCGGGCCGCAGGTGCTCGGGCTGGTGGGCGATGCGGAAGGCATACTGAGCTTTGCCGAACTGGGCATCGTGCTGCTGCTGTTCGTCGTGGGCCTGGAACTGAACCCGGCGCGGCTGTGGCGCATGAAGCGGGAGATCTTCGGCCTCGGCCTGCTGCAGGTGGCGCTGTGCGGGCTCGCGATCACTGCGCTGATTCGGCTGTCCACCGACTTTACACCCGCCGCCGCACTGGCGCTGGGGCTGCCGCTGGCGCTGTCCTCCACGGCGCAGGTGCTGCCGATGCTGCAATCGGCCGGCCGCCTGCGGACGCCCTTTGGCGAACGGGCCTTCGCCGTCCTGCTGTTCCAGGATTTGTCGATCATCCCGCTCATCACGATCATCGCCGCGCTCAGCCGCAATCCGGCGGACACGGGCGGGCCGGCCGGCTGGGTGCTGGCGCTGATGACGCTGGCCGCCATGGCCGGGCTGATTGCCGCCGGCCGCTTCGTGATCCGGCCCCTGTTCGGTCTCATCGGCGGACTGGGGGAGCGGGAGCTGTTCATCGTCGCAGCGCTGTTCACCGTCGCCGCCTCGGCCGCGCTGATGGAGGCGCTGGGCCTCTCCACGGCGCTCGGCGCCTTCATCGCGGGCGTAATGCTGGCCGACAGCCCCTATCGCCACGAGCTGGAGGCGGATGTCGAACCCTTCCGCTCCATCCTGCTCGGCATGTTCTTCCTTGCCGTGGGCATGATGCTCGATCTCGGCGCAATCGCAGAGCGGCCGCTGTTCGTGTTCGGCATGGCGGCGGGGCTGATCGCGGTGAAGGTGGCGGTGATCGTGGGCATCGGCCTCGCCTTCAAGATGCGCTGGCGGGCGGCGCTGGCGCTGGGCCTGCTGCTGAGCCAGGGGGGCGAATTCGGCTTCGTGCTGTTCGCCCAGGCGCGCGATGCGCTGCTGATCAGCGAAAGCGCGTCCAGCATATTCAGCGCGGTGGTGACGCTGTCCATGGCAACCACGCCGTTCCTGATGGCGGCGACCACGCGCATCCGCCGCCAGCCCATGCCCGATGCCGGCACGCGGGAGGAGCCGAGCGCGCAGACCGCCAATGCGCTGGTGGTTGGCTATGGCCGTTTCGGCCAGACCGTGGCGCAGACGCTGATGGCGGGCGGCATCACGGTGACGCTGGTGGACCGCGACGTGGAGATGATCGACACCGCCGGCGAATTCGGCGCCAAGGTCTATTTCGGGGACGGTACGCGCCTTGATCTGCTGCGGCAGGCCGGGGCGGGCGAGGCACAGCTGATCCTGTTCTGCATCGATCGCGATCAGGTGGATGCCGATCTTGTGCGGGCGGTGAAGGATGCGTTCCCGCAGGCCTATGTCTATGTGCGGGCCTTCGATCGGCGCAGCGTGATGGCGCTGTATGGCAGCGGGGCCGAATTCGTGGTGCGCGAAGTGTTCGAATCGGCCGTTCGCATGGCGCGGTTGGGGCTGGACCGGCTCGGCCTGTCCGAACAGCAGATCGAATCGGCGGTGGACAGCTATCGCTCGCGCGACAAGCAGCGGTTGATGAAGCAGTCGGAAGCGAATGACCTCTATGCCGCGCGCGAGATCATGGTGACGGAGCCGCAGATCCCGCGCGACGAGGACTAG
- a CDS encoding retropepsin-like aspartic protease family protein yields MTGRPLILLICAAALAAWFYPGRPETMTAGEAPEKAVRASQMSGAEAGWMSGETVLPRAPDGHYYADVTVNGAESRMLVDTGASVIALTGNDAEAAGLTWNEADIHPVGRGVNGMVLGVPVTLDAVELGGLEADGVQAVIVPEGLDVSLLGQSFLSRAGSIEITDAGMALGG; encoded by the coding sequence GTGACTGGCCGGCCTCTCATCCTGCTGATCTGCGCCGCTGCGCTGGCCGCGTGGTTTTACCCCGGCCGCCCGGAGACGATGACGGCAGGCGAGGCACCAGAGAAAGCTGTGCGGGCTTCCCAGATGAGCGGCGCCGAAGCTGGCTGGATGAGCGGTGAAACCGTGCTGCCACGCGCCCCCGATGGGCATTACTACGCGGATGTGACCGTCAACGGGGCGGAGTCGCGCATGCTGGTGGACACCGGCGCCAGCGTGATTGCGCTGACGGGCAACGATGCCGAAGCTGCGGGGCTCACCTGGAACGAAGCGGATATTCACCCGGTCGGACGCGGCGTCAACGGCATGGTTCTGGGCGTGCCGGTCACGCTCGATGCGGTGGAACTCGGTGGGCTGGAAGCGGACGGCGTGCAGGCGGTGATCGTTCCTGAAGGGCTGGACGTCTCGCTTCTCGGCCAGTCCTTCCTCAGCCGCGCAGGCAGCATCGAGATCACGGACGCTGGAATGGCGCTGGGAGGATGA
- a CDS encoding L,D-transpeptidase family protein, producing MKISQTSLLAGAALLSAPAAGQDLQPESVLERDAVEVVSRPVLQDVPTVPVPLYPQVMHWPADRAQALLDAVNAIGAEGLDPADYRPGALQAAVQLGEGPELDALASQVFSWLVEDLRDGRTPMSARTQWFVVDPDPDLLPTGKLMEQALRSGDVAGTLASLDPTHPDYDALRTALAETRKSDAARRALIRANMDRWRWLARDLGGQYLITNVPEYQLRLVVNNNIVRTYKTIVGKPGRTATPQLAETVEGVIFNPTWTVPQSIVKGEGLGTKVLNNPAWAKRQGYKAVKGANGYIGVVQQPGPTNSLGQMKLDMPNPHAIFLHDTPAKALFDNDDRALSHGCIRTERALELAMTIAILGQGATKEEAVEISRSGEYTRVPVVKTMPVYITYFTMGGDLDGNMAAYPDIYGRDAPVLASLKAPRVADRARVTSEKVVEIVDDLQT from the coding sequence ATGAAAATTTCGCAGACTTCCCTCCTCGCAGGCGCCGCCCTGCTCTCCGCACCTGCGGCGGGGCAGGACCTGCAGCCGGAGTCGGTGCTTGAACGCGATGCCGTGGAGGTCGTCTCGCGTCCGGTGCTGCAGGATGTGCCCACCGTTCCCGTGCCACTCTATCCGCAGGTGATGCACTGGCCGGCTGACCGGGCGCAGGCGCTGCTCGACGCGGTGAATGCGATCGGCGCCGAAGGGCTCGACCCCGCCGATTATCGTCCCGGGGCGCTGCAGGCGGCGGTCCAGCTGGGTGAAGGGCCCGAACTGGATGCGCTGGCGAGCCAGGTGTTCTCCTGGCTGGTGGAGGATCTGCGCGATGGGCGGACGCCCATGTCCGCGCGCACCCAGTGGTTCGTGGTCGATCCCGATCCCGATCTGCTTCCCACCGGCAAGCTGATGGAGCAGGCGCTGCGCAGCGGCGATGTGGCAGGCACGCTGGCCTCGCTCGATCCAACCCATCCCGATTATGACGCGCTGCGCACGGCGTTGGCCGAGACCCGCAAGAGTGATGCCGCACGCCGCGCCCTGATCCGCGCCAACATGGATCGCTGGCGCTGGCTCGCCCGCGATCTGGGCGGGCAGTATCTGATCACCAATGTGCCCGAATATCAGCTGCGGCTGGTGGTGAACAACAACATCGTGCGGACCTACAAGACGATCGTTGGCAAGCCCGGCCGCACCGCCACCCCGCAGCTTGCCGAAACGGTGGAGGGGGTGATCTTCAACCCCACCTGGACGGTGCCGCAATCCATCGTGAAGGGCGAAGGGCTTGGCACCAAGGTGCTGAACAATCCCGCCTGGGCGAAGCGGCAGGGCTACAAGGCGGTGAAGGGTGCCAATGGCTATATCGGCGTGGTGCAGCAGCCGGGGCCGACCAATTCGCTCGGCCAGATGAAGCTCGACATGCCGAACCCGCATGCGATCTTCCTGCACGACACGCCGGCCAAGGCGCTGTTCGACAATGACGACCGGGCGCTGAGCCATGGCTGCATCCGTACCGAGCGGGCGCTGGAGCTGGCGATGACCATCGCCATCCTGGGGCAGGGCGCCACGAAGGAAGAGGCGGTGGAGATTTCCCGCTCTGGCGAATACACCCGCGTGCCGGTGGTGAAGACCATGCCGGTCTACATCACCTATTTCACCATGGGCGGCGACCTCGATGGCAACATGGCCGCCTATCCCGACATCTACGGCCGCGACGCGCCCGTGCTGGCAAGCCTGAAGGCGCCGCGCGTGGCGGATCGCGCGCGGGTGACGAGCGAGAAGGTGGTGGAGATCGTGGACGATTTGCAGACCTGA
- a CDS encoding murein L,D-transpeptidase catalytic domain-containing protein, whose translation MNRRNFIGTAVAAAGALALPARLFAQPVTSDLRARRVLEVARREVERAGSALWRRDIAAIADFGVHSGIPRFHFANLEDGSVRSFLVAHGLGSDPEHDGWLNGFSNVVGSNATSRGAFITWEWYKGRYGTSIRLGGLDPANSNALERAIVMHSADYATQAHVDRWGRLGRSNGCFAMGPEDFREALWHLSGGRLLYADRLGIGENGKQVAGPPQKPIGPQTEPDSADA comes from the coding sequence ATGAACAGGCGCAATTTCATCGGGACCGCGGTCGCGGCGGCGGGGGCGCTGGCATTGCCTGCGCGGCTCTTCGCCCAGCCGGTGACCAGCGATCTGCGCGCGCGCCGCGTTCTGGAGGTCGCCCGCCGCGAGGTGGAACGCGCAGGCAGCGCACTATGGCGCCGCGACATCGCTGCCATTGCCGATTTCGGCGTGCATTCGGGCATACCGCGCTTCCATTTCGCCAATCTCGAAGACGGGAGCGTGCGCAGCTTCCTCGTCGCCCACGGCCTCGGCTCCGATCCCGAACACGATGGCTGGCTCAACGGCTTTTCCAATGTGGTCGGCTCCAACGCCACCAGCCGCGGCGCCTTCATCACCTGGGAATGGTACAAGGGCCGCTATGGCACGTCGATCCGCCTGGGCGGGCTCGATCCGGCGAACTCCAACGCGCTGGAACGCGCGATCGTGATGCATTCCGCCGATTACGCCACGCAGGCGCATGTGGATCGCTGGGGCCGCCTCGGCCGCTCCAACGGCTGCTTCGCCATGGGGCCGGAGGATTTCCGCGAGGCGCTTTGGCACCTGTCCGGCGGGCGCCTGCTCTATGCTGACCGGCTCGGCATCGGCGAGAACGGCAAGCAGGTCGCCGGCCCGCCGCAGAAGCCGATCGGCCCGCAGACGGAGCCGGATTCGGCGGACGCCTGA
- the ispG gene encoding flavodoxin-dependent (E)-4-hydroxy-3-methylbut-2-enyl-diphosphate synthase: protein MSSIRPWRDIERRKSRQIMVGTVPVGGDAPITVQTMTNTPTSDARATIDQIRRCEEAGADIIRVSCPDVESTKAFREIVRAARVPLVADIHFHYKRALEAADAGAACLRINPGNIGSSERVAEVVRAAKANGCAIRIGVNAGSLERDLLEKYGEPCPEALVESALDHIKLLQDHDFHEFKVAVKASDVFLAVAAYMGLAEAVDCPLHLGITEAGGLIGGTVKSSIGIGNLLWAGIGDTIRVSLSAEPEQEVRVGFEILKSLGLRTRGVRVVSCPSCARQGFDVIRTVTALEERLQHIKTPLSLSVLGCVVNGPGEARETDIGITGGGAGKHMVYLSGVTDHHVQSDQMLDHIVSLVERKAAEIEMGMTDAGKADDAPAEAAE from the coding sequence ATGTCTTCCATACGACCCTGGCGCGATATCGAGCGCCGCAAGAGCCGGCAGATCATGGTCGGGACCGTGCCCGTGGGCGGTGACGCCCCGATCACGGTGCAGACCATGACCAACACGCCCACGTCCGATGCGCGCGCCACGATCGACCAGATCCGCCGCTGCGAGGAGGCGGGGGCGGACATCATCCGCGTCTCCTGCCCGGATGTGGAAAGCACCAAGGCCTTCCGCGAGATCGTTCGCGCGGCCCGCGTGCCGCTCGTCGCCGACATCCACTTCCACTATAAGCGCGCTCTCGAGGCCGCCGATGCCGGCGCGGCCTGCCTGCGCATCAATCCGGGCAATATCGGCAGCAGCGAACGCGTGGCCGAAGTAGTGCGCGCGGCCAAGGCCAACGGATGCGCCATCCGCATCGGCGTGAATGCCGGTTCGCTGGAACGTGACCTGCTGGAAAAATACGGCGAGCCTTGCCCGGAAGCGCTGGTGGAAAGCGCGCTGGATCATATCAAGCTGCTGCAGGATCACGACTTCCACGAATTCAAGGTGGCCGTGAAGGCGAGCGATGTGTTCCTTGCCGTGGCGGCCTATATGGGCCTGGCCGAAGCGGTGGATTGCCCGCTGCACCTGGGCATCACCGAAGCCGGCGGACTGATCGGCGGCACGGTGAAAAGCTCGATCGGCATCGGCAATCTGCTGTGGGCCGGCATCGGCGACACCATTCGCGTCTCGCTTTCGGCGGAGCCGGAGCAGGAGGTGCGGGTCGGCTTCGAGATCCTCAAGAGCCTCGGCCTGCGGACGCGCGGCGTTCGCGTCGTCTCCTGCCCGTCCTGCGCGCGGCAGGGATTCGACGTGATCCGCACCGTCACGGCGCTGGAAGAGCGGCTGCAGCACATCAAGACGCCGCTCTCGCTCTCCGTCCTCGGCTGCGTGGTCAACGGACCGGGCGAAGCGCGGGAGACCGACATCGGCATCACCGGCGGCGGCGCCGGCAAGCACATGGTCTATCTTTCGGGCGTGACCGACCACCACGTGCAGAGCGACCAGATGCTCGATCACATCGTCTCGCTGGTGGAGCGCAAGGCGGCGGAAATCGAAATGGGCATGACCGACGCCGGCAAGGCGGACGACGCACCGGCCGAAGCGGCGGAATAG